The following proteins are co-located in the Vanessa atalanta chromosome 11, ilVanAtal1.2, whole genome shotgun sequence genome:
- the LOC125067229 gene encoding cubilin isoform X1 has protein sequence MAAAHWLNSLGYLSLSVLCLLATTLQVTSVLAGETTELSSLASLAEPSPTKLPKCDRTFVSRGGASNGTFHAPELLNPNNHSRQCLYTFLAAPGQRVLVEFRTFDLRGKPPDGAAVGELPACMHEYMDIYSEMASLEAGELVNSAFGGRFCGPIPPRRRVSLHRAVALAFFTDHTYTPPTLFAGTYRFINASEFEVGTPVPNTMCSFIIESSKRKTGLLLSPTYPGIYPKDVTCNYQFVGQAGQRIRLEFRDFDLFFGGPHCPFDWVRVYDGPDNSSAVIGTYCGQQRNLVLYSSDERLLVTFFTLPRSANTQNRGFKGIFEFSESFVKLDFISKHDAEHIRGSECDQKILSKKESTGFVYHPNYPFPYIQKVVCRYFIYGMQDSQNLERVRLEFQNFSIPKGENPKPDSCQDGYLKVYLRGQEATDSYDKHDAELCGEGSPDPVYPPPLLSDGPRLVMVFSSGELQGRGFKAKYTFETEYRVPGTAAPGGECAFTYRSEAKKRGEFNSPRYPSNYPSRTNCTYTLVATPNEQVTVVFDHFKVRADSWNATAGLYGGATCSEDWVEAWWTGREGSRVPLGRWCGPATPGPLQSPRGALGLLIALHTDYDSVASGFKARYVFEPAKSIFGDCGGNVSGSSWGAVSSPRYPLPYEAPARGAASRVCNWFITARPGRRLLINFDHFAVEGHLTERGCPAAVLRLWYESPGPPLELCGEKAPADRWQYLSSSNSIRLSFIIADKSVGAGGWRAVWTEVTVGAGEDCPAACAGACLPPRAACSGLQHCAGQSAARPAHC, from the exons TGCTCGCGGGAGAGACCACGGAGCTCTCGAGTCTGGCCTCGCTCGCCGAACCCTCGCCTACTAAGCTTCCAA AGTGCGACCGTACGTTCGTGAGCCGCGGCGGCGCCAGCAACGGCACTTTCCACGCTCCAGAACTCCTGAACCCGAACAACCACAGCCGCCAGTGCCTCTACACGTTCCTAGCGGCCCCGGGGCAGCGCGTGCTGGTCGAGTTCCGAACATTCGATCTTCGAGGGAAGCCACCAGA TGGAGCGGCAGTGGGCGAACTTCCAGC ATGCATGCACGAGTATATGGACATCTACTCCGAGATGGCGTCCCTGGAGGCGGGGGAGTTGGTCAACTCCGCCTTCGGTGGACGTTTCTGTGGACCGATCCCACCACGCCGCCGCGTATCCCTTCACCGAGCAGTCGCGCTCGCATTTTTTACAGATCATACGTATACGCCTCCCACGCTTTTCGCAGGAACCTATCGATTCATCAACGCTT CGGAATTCGAGGTAGGGACGCCAGTCCCGAACACGATGTGCTCGTTTATAATCGAGTCGAGCAAACGCAAGACGGGGCTGCTGCTGTCCCCGACCTACCCCGGCATCTACCCCAAGGACGTAACGTGCAACTATCAGTTCGTCGGCCAAGCGGGCCAACGCATTCGCCTCGAATTCCGAGACTTCGACCTGTTCTTCGGCGGACctca CTGCCCGTTCGACTGGGTGCGCGTGTACGACGGGCCCGACAACTCGTCGGCCGTCATCGGCACGTACTGCGGGCAGCAGCGCAACCTCGTACTGTACTCCAGCGACGAGCGCCTACTAGTCACCTTCTTTACTTTGCCGCGATCGGCCAACACGCAGAACCGCGGTTTCAAGGGTATCTTCGAGTTTTCAGAGAGTTTTGTTAAGTTAG attttataagtaaacacGATGCCGAGCACATTAGAGGCTCAGAGTGCGATCAGAAAATACTTAGTAAAAAGGAATCTACAGGATTCGTGTACCATCCAAATTATCCATTTCCCTATATACAAAAAGTTGTTTGTAG atattttatatatggtaTGCAAGACTCACAAAATTTGGAGAGAGTTCGATTAGAGTTTCAGAACTTTTCTATACCGAAGGGAGAAAATCCAAAACCTGA TTCATGCCAAGACGGTTACCTGAAAGTATATTTGCGTGGTCAAGAGGCAACTGACTCGTATGATAAGCACGACGCGGAATTGTGCGGAGAGGGTTCTCCCGATCCCGTTTACCCCCCACCACTACTATCAGATGGACCCCGTCTAGTCATGGTGTTCAGTTCTGGTGAACTCCAGGGTCGCGGTTTTAAAGCTAAATATACATTTGAGACTG AATACCGTGTACCGGGTACTGCAGCACCGGGCGGCGAGTGTGCATTCACATATCGTTCGGAAGCAAAGAAACGCGGCGAGTTTAACTCCCCCCGCTATCCTTCGAACTACCCCTCGCGTACCAATTGCACGTACACCTTGGTTGCGACGCCCAACGAACAGGTCACCGTCGTGTTCGATCACTTCAAAGTCAGAGCTGACTCGTGGAATGCCACTGCTGGGTTATATGG CGGCGCAACTTGCAGTGAGGACTGGGTAGAGGCGTGGTGGACGGGGCGCGAGGGCAGTCGCGTGCCTTTAGGTCGCTGGTGCGGGCCCGCCACGCCCGGACCACTGCAGTCACCTCGCGGTGCTCTGGGGCTCCTCATTGCATTGCACACCGACTACGATTCAGTGGCCTCAGGGTTTAAAGCACGTTACGTGTTTGAG CCCGCGAAATCGATCTTCGGTGATTGCGGCGGCAACGTGTCGGGCTCGTCGTGGGGCGCGGTGTCGTCCCCGCGCTACCCGCTGCCGTACGAGGCGCCCGCGCGCGGCGCCGCCTCGCGGGTTTGCAACTGGTTCATCACCGCGCGCCCCGGCCGCCGGCTGCTCATCAACTTCGACCACTTCGCCGTCGAAGGTCACCTCACCG aacGCGGTTGCCCTGCGGCGGTGTTACGGCTGTGGTACGAGAGTCCTGGTCCGCCGCTGGAGCTGTGCGGCGAGAAGGCACCCGCCGACCGCTGGCAGTATCTCTCATCATCCAACTCGATACGACTCTC GTTCATAATAGCGGACAAGTCGGTGGGCGCGGGAGGCTGGCGCGCGGTGTGGACGGAGGTGACGGTGGGCGCGGGAGAGGACTGCCCCGCCGCCTGCGCCGGCGCCTGCCTGCCGCCGCGCGCCGCCTGCTCCGGCCTGCAACACTGCGCCGGCCAGTCCGCCGCCCGCCCCGCGCACTGTTAG
- the LOC125067229 gene encoding dorsal-ventral patterning tolloid-like protein 1 isoform X4, with product MAAAHWLNSLGYLSLSVLCLLATTLQVTSVLAGETTELSSLASLAEPSPTKLPKCDRTFVSRGGASNGTFHAPELLNPNNHSRQCLYTFLAAPGQRVLVEFRTFDLRGKPPDGAAVGELPACMHEYMDIYSEMASLEAGELVNSAFGGRFCGPIPPRRRVSLHRAVALAFFTDHTYTPPTLFAGTYRFINASEFEVGTPVPNTMCSFIIESSKRKTGLLLSPTYPGIYPKDVTCNYQFVGQAGQRIRLEFRDFDLFFGGPHCPFDWVRVYDGPDNSSAVIGTYCGQQRNLVLYSSDERLLVTFFTLPRSANTQNRGFKGIFEFSESFVKLDFISKHDAEHIRGSECDQKILSKKESTGFVYHPNYPFPYIQKVVCRYFIYGMQDSQNLERVRLEFQNFSIPKGENPKPDSCQDGYLKVYLRGQEATDSYDKHDAELCGEGSPDPVYPPPLLSDGPRLVMVFSSGELQGRGFKAKYTFETEYRVPGTAAPGGECAFTYRSEAKKRGEFNSPRYPSNYPSRTNCTYTLVATPNEQVTVVFDHFKVRADSWNATAGLYGGATCSEDWVEAWWTGREGSRVPLGRWCGPATPGPLQSPRGALGLLIALHTDYDSVASGFKARYVFEPAKSIFGDCGGNVSGSSWGAVSSPRYPLPYEAPARGAASRVCNWFITARPGRRLLINFDHFAVEGHLTERGCPAAVLRLWYESPGPPLELCGEKAPADRWQYLSSSNSIRLSFIIADKSVGAGGWRAVWTEVTVGAGEDCPAACAGACLPPRAACSGLQHCAGQSAARPAHCGAASGQAAPRAALVVLSLVLAAPH from the exons TGCTCGCGGGAGAGACCACGGAGCTCTCGAGTCTGGCCTCGCTCGCCGAACCCTCGCCTACTAAGCTTCCAA AGTGCGACCGTACGTTCGTGAGCCGCGGCGGCGCCAGCAACGGCACTTTCCACGCTCCAGAACTCCTGAACCCGAACAACCACAGCCGCCAGTGCCTCTACACGTTCCTAGCGGCCCCGGGGCAGCGCGTGCTGGTCGAGTTCCGAACATTCGATCTTCGAGGGAAGCCACCAGA TGGAGCGGCAGTGGGCGAACTTCCAGC ATGCATGCACGAGTATATGGACATCTACTCCGAGATGGCGTCCCTGGAGGCGGGGGAGTTGGTCAACTCCGCCTTCGGTGGACGTTTCTGTGGACCGATCCCACCACGCCGCCGCGTATCCCTTCACCGAGCAGTCGCGCTCGCATTTTTTACAGATCATACGTATACGCCTCCCACGCTTTTCGCAGGAACCTATCGATTCATCAACGCTT CGGAATTCGAGGTAGGGACGCCAGTCCCGAACACGATGTGCTCGTTTATAATCGAGTCGAGCAAACGCAAGACGGGGCTGCTGCTGTCCCCGACCTACCCCGGCATCTACCCCAAGGACGTAACGTGCAACTATCAGTTCGTCGGCCAAGCGGGCCAACGCATTCGCCTCGAATTCCGAGACTTCGACCTGTTCTTCGGCGGACctca CTGCCCGTTCGACTGGGTGCGCGTGTACGACGGGCCCGACAACTCGTCGGCCGTCATCGGCACGTACTGCGGGCAGCAGCGCAACCTCGTACTGTACTCCAGCGACGAGCGCCTACTAGTCACCTTCTTTACTTTGCCGCGATCGGCCAACACGCAGAACCGCGGTTTCAAGGGTATCTTCGAGTTTTCAGAGAGTTTTGTTAAGTTAG attttataagtaaacacGATGCCGAGCACATTAGAGGCTCAGAGTGCGATCAGAAAATACTTAGTAAAAAGGAATCTACAGGATTCGTGTACCATCCAAATTATCCATTTCCCTATATACAAAAAGTTGTTTGTAG atattttatatatggtaTGCAAGACTCACAAAATTTGGAGAGAGTTCGATTAGAGTTTCAGAACTTTTCTATACCGAAGGGAGAAAATCCAAAACCTGA TTCATGCCAAGACGGTTACCTGAAAGTATATTTGCGTGGTCAAGAGGCAACTGACTCGTATGATAAGCACGACGCGGAATTGTGCGGAGAGGGTTCTCCCGATCCCGTTTACCCCCCACCACTACTATCAGATGGACCCCGTCTAGTCATGGTGTTCAGTTCTGGTGAACTCCAGGGTCGCGGTTTTAAAGCTAAATATACATTTGAGACTG AATACCGTGTACCGGGTACTGCAGCACCGGGCGGCGAGTGTGCATTCACATATCGTTCGGAAGCAAAGAAACGCGGCGAGTTTAACTCCCCCCGCTATCCTTCGAACTACCCCTCGCGTACCAATTGCACGTACACCTTGGTTGCGACGCCCAACGAACAGGTCACCGTCGTGTTCGATCACTTCAAAGTCAGAGCTGACTCGTGGAATGCCACTGCTGGGTTATATGG CGGCGCAACTTGCAGTGAGGACTGGGTAGAGGCGTGGTGGACGGGGCGCGAGGGCAGTCGCGTGCCTTTAGGTCGCTGGTGCGGGCCCGCCACGCCCGGACCACTGCAGTCACCTCGCGGTGCTCTGGGGCTCCTCATTGCATTGCACACCGACTACGATTCAGTGGCCTCAGGGTTTAAAGCACGTTACGTGTTTGAG CCCGCGAAATCGATCTTCGGTGATTGCGGCGGCAACGTGTCGGGCTCGTCGTGGGGCGCGGTGTCGTCCCCGCGCTACCCGCTGCCGTACGAGGCGCCCGCGCGCGGCGCCGCCTCGCGGGTTTGCAACTGGTTCATCACCGCGCGCCCCGGCCGCCGGCTGCTCATCAACTTCGACCACTTCGCCGTCGAAGGTCACCTCACCG aacGCGGTTGCCCTGCGGCGGTGTTACGGCTGTGGTACGAGAGTCCTGGTCCGCCGCTGGAGCTGTGCGGCGAGAAGGCACCCGCCGACCGCTGGCAGTATCTCTCATCATCCAACTCGATACGACTCTC GTTCATAATAGCGGACAAGTCGGTGGGCGCGGGAGGCTGGCGCGCGGTGTGGACGGAGGTGACGGTGGGCGCGGGAGAGGACTGCCCCGCCGCCTGCGCCGGCGCCTGCCTGCCGCCGCGCGCCGCCTGCTCCGGCCTGCAACACTGCGCCGGCCAGTCCGCCGCCCGCCCCGCGCACT GCGGTGCGGCGTCGGGCCaggccgcgccgcgcgccgcgctcGTCGTCCTCTCGCTTGTGCTCGCCGCCCCGCACTGA
- the LOC125067229 gene encoding cubilin isoform X2 codes for MAAAHWLNSLGYLSLSVLCLLATTLQVTSECDRTFVSRGGASNGTFHAPELLNPNNHSRQCLYTFLAAPGQRVLVEFRTFDLRGKPPDGAAVGELPACMHEYMDIYSEMASLEAGELVNSAFGGRFCGPIPPRRRVSLHRAVALAFFTDHTYTPPTLFAGTYRFINASEFEVGTPVPNTMCSFIIESSKRKTGLLLSPTYPGIYPKDVTCNYQFVGQAGQRIRLEFRDFDLFFGGPHCPFDWVRVYDGPDNSSAVIGTYCGQQRNLVLYSSDERLLVTFFTLPRSANTQNRGFKGIFEFSESFVKLDFISKHDAEHIRGSECDQKILSKKESTGFVYHPNYPFPYIQKVVCRYFIYGMQDSQNLERVRLEFQNFSIPKGENPKPDSCQDGYLKVYLRGQEATDSYDKHDAELCGEGSPDPVYPPPLLSDGPRLVMVFSSGELQGRGFKAKYTFETEYRVPGTAAPGGECAFTYRSEAKKRGEFNSPRYPSNYPSRTNCTYTLVATPNEQVTVVFDHFKVRADSWNATAGLYGGATCSEDWVEAWWTGREGSRVPLGRWCGPATPGPLQSPRGALGLLIALHTDYDSVASGFKARYVFEPAKSIFGDCGGNVSGSSWGAVSSPRYPLPYEAPARGAASRVCNWFITARPGRRLLINFDHFAVEGHLTERGCPAAVLRLWYESPGPPLELCGEKAPADRWQYLSSSNSIRLSFIIADKSVGAGGWRAVWTEVTVGAGEDCPAACAGACLPPRAACSGLQHCAGQSAARPAHC; via the exons AGTGCGACCGTACGTTCGTGAGCCGCGGCGGCGCCAGCAACGGCACTTTCCACGCTCCAGAACTCCTGAACCCGAACAACCACAGCCGCCAGTGCCTCTACACGTTCCTAGCGGCCCCGGGGCAGCGCGTGCTGGTCGAGTTCCGAACATTCGATCTTCGAGGGAAGCCACCAGA TGGAGCGGCAGTGGGCGAACTTCCAGC ATGCATGCACGAGTATATGGACATCTACTCCGAGATGGCGTCCCTGGAGGCGGGGGAGTTGGTCAACTCCGCCTTCGGTGGACGTTTCTGTGGACCGATCCCACCACGCCGCCGCGTATCCCTTCACCGAGCAGTCGCGCTCGCATTTTTTACAGATCATACGTATACGCCTCCCACGCTTTTCGCAGGAACCTATCGATTCATCAACGCTT CGGAATTCGAGGTAGGGACGCCAGTCCCGAACACGATGTGCTCGTTTATAATCGAGTCGAGCAAACGCAAGACGGGGCTGCTGCTGTCCCCGACCTACCCCGGCATCTACCCCAAGGACGTAACGTGCAACTATCAGTTCGTCGGCCAAGCGGGCCAACGCATTCGCCTCGAATTCCGAGACTTCGACCTGTTCTTCGGCGGACctca CTGCCCGTTCGACTGGGTGCGCGTGTACGACGGGCCCGACAACTCGTCGGCCGTCATCGGCACGTACTGCGGGCAGCAGCGCAACCTCGTACTGTACTCCAGCGACGAGCGCCTACTAGTCACCTTCTTTACTTTGCCGCGATCGGCCAACACGCAGAACCGCGGTTTCAAGGGTATCTTCGAGTTTTCAGAGAGTTTTGTTAAGTTAG attttataagtaaacacGATGCCGAGCACATTAGAGGCTCAGAGTGCGATCAGAAAATACTTAGTAAAAAGGAATCTACAGGATTCGTGTACCATCCAAATTATCCATTTCCCTATATACAAAAAGTTGTTTGTAG atattttatatatggtaTGCAAGACTCACAAAATTTGGAGAGAGTTCGATTAGAGTTTCAGAACTTTTCTATACCGAAGGGAGAAAATCCAAAACCTGA TTCATGCCAAGACGGTTACCTGAAAGTATATTTGCGTGGTCAAGAGGCAACTGACTCGTATGATAAGCACGACGCGGAATTGTGCGGAGAGGGTTCTCCCGATCCCGTTTACCCCCCACCACTACTATCAGATGGACCCCGTCTAGTCATGGTGTTCAGTTCTGGTGAACTCCAGGGTCGCGGTTTTAAAGCTAAATATACATTTGAGACTG AATACCGTGTACCGGGTACTGCAGCACCGGGCGGCGAGTGTGCATTCACATATCGTTCGGAAGCAAAGAAACGCGGCGAGTTTAACTCCCCCCGCTATCCTTCGAACTACCCCTCGCGTACCAATTGCACGTACACCTTGGTTGCGACGCCCAACGAACAGGTCACCGTCGTGTTCGATCACTTCAAAGTCAGAGCTGACTCGTGGAATGCCACTGCTGGGTTATATGG CGGCGCAACTTGCAGTGAGGACTGGGTAGAGGCGTGGTGGACGGGGCGCGAGGGCAGTCGCGTGCCTTTAGGTCGCTGGTGCGGGCCCGCCACGCCCGGACCACTGCAGTCACCTCGCGGTGCTCTGGGGCTCCTCATTGCATTGCACACCGACTACGATTCAGTGGCCTCAGGGTTTAAAGCACGTTACGTGTTTGAG CCCGCGAAATCGATCTTCGGTGATTGCGGCGGCAACGTGTCGGGCTCGTCGTGGGGCGCGGTGTCGTCCCCGCGCTACCCGCTGCCGTACGAGGCGCCCGCGCGCGGCGCCGCCTCGCGGGTTTGCAACTGGTTCATCACCGCGCGCCCCGGCCGCCGGCTGCTCATCAACTTCGACCACTTCGCCGTCGAAGGTCACCTCACCG aacGCGGTTGCCCTGCGGCGGTGTTACGGCTGTGGTACGAGAGTCCTGGTCCGCCGCTGGAGCTGTGCGGCGAGAAGGCACCCGCCGACCGCTGGCAGTATCTCTCATCATCCAACTCGATACGACTCTC GTTCATAATAGCGGACAAGTCGGTGGGCGCGGGAGGCTGGCGCGCGGTGTGGACGGAGGTGACGGTGGGCGCGGGAGAGGACTGCCCCGCCGCCTGCGCCGGCGCCTGCCTGCCGCCGCGCGCCGCCTGCTCCGGCCTGCAACACTGCGCCGGCCAGTCCGCCGCCCGCCCCGCGCACTGTTAG
- the LOC125067229 gene encoding tolloid-like protein 2 isoform X3: MHEYMDIYSEMASLEAGELVNSAFGGRFCGPIPPRRRVSLHRAVALAFFTDHTYTPPTLFAGTYRFINASEFEVGTPVPNTMCSFIIESSKRKTGLLLSPTYPGIYPKDVTCNYQFVGQAGQRIRLEFRDFDLFFGGPHCPFDWVRVYDGPDNSSAVIGTYCGQQRNLVLYSSDERLLVTFFTLPRSANTQNRGFKGIFEFSESFVKLDFISKHDAEHIRGSECDQKILSKKESTGFVYHPNYPFPYIQKVVCRYFIYGMQDSQNLERVRLEFQNFSIPKGENPKPDSCQDGYLKVYLRGQEATDSYDKHDAELCGEGSPDPVYPPPLLSDGPRLVMVFSSGELQGRGFKAKYTFETEYRVPGTAAPGGECAFTYRSEAKKRGEFNSPRYPSNYPSRTNCTYTLVATPNEQVTVVFDHFKVRADSWNATAGLYGGATCSEDWVEAWWTGREGSRVPLGRWCGPATPGPLQSPRGALGLLIALHTDYDSVASGFKARYVFEPAKSIFGDCGGNVSGSSWGAVSSPRYPLPYEAPARGAASRVCNWFITARPGRRLLINFDHFAVEGHLTERGCPAAVLRLWYESPGPPLELCGEKAPADRWQYLSSSNSIRLSFIIADKSVGAGGWRAVWTEVTVGAGEDCPAACAGACLPPRAACSGLQHCAGQSAARPAHC, encoded by the exons ATGCACGAGTATATGGACATCTACTCCGAGATGGCGTCCCTGGAGGCGGGGGAGTTGGTCAACTCCGCCTTCGGTGGACGTTTCTGTGGACCGATCCCACCACGCCGCCGCGTATCCCTTCACCGAGCAGTCGCGCTCGCATTTTTTACAGATCATACGTATACGCCTCCCACGCTTTTCGCAGGAACCTATCGATTCATCAACGCTT CGGAATTCGAGGTAGGGACGCCAGTCCCGAACACGATGTGCTCGTTTATAATCGAGTCGAGCAAACGCAAGACGGGGCTGCTGCTGTCCCCGACCTACCCCGGCATCTACCCCAAGGACGTAACGTGCAACTATCAGTTCGTCGGCCAAGCGGGCCAACGCATTCGCCTCGAATTCCGAGACTTCGACCTGTTCTTCGGCGGACctca CTGCCCGTTCGACTGGGTGCGCGTGTACGACGGGCCCGACAACTCGTCGGCCGTCATCGGCACGTACTGCGGGCAGCAGCGCAACCTCGTACTGTACTCCAGCGACGAGCGCCTACTAGTCACCTTCTTTACTTTGCCGCGATCGGCCAACACGCAGAACCGCGGTTTCAAGGGTATCTTCGAGTTTTCAGAGAGTTTTGTTAAGTTAG attttataagtaaacacGATGCCGAGCACATTAGAGGCTCAGAGTGCGATCAGAAAATACTTAGTAAAAAGGAATCTACAGGATTCGTGTACCATCCAAATTATCCATTTCCCTATATACAAAAAGTTGTTTGTAG atattttatatatggtaTGCAAGACTCACAAAATTTGGAGAGAGTTCGATTAGAGTTTCAGAACTTTTCTATACCGAAGGGAGAAAATCCAAAACCTGA TTCATGCCAAGACGGTTACCTGAAAGTATATTTGCGTGGTCAAGAGGCAACTGACTCGTATGATAAGCACGACGCGGAATTGTGCGGAGAGGGTTCTCCCGATCCCGTTTACCCCCCACCACTACTATCAGATGGACCCCGTCTAGTCATGGTGTTCAGTTCTGGTGAACTCCAGGGTCGCGGTTTTAAAGCTAAATATACATTTGAGACTG AATACCGTGTACCGGGTACTGCAGCACCGGGCGGCGAGTGTGCATTCACATATCGTTCGGAAGCAAAGAAACGCGGCGAGTTTAACTCCCCCCGCTATCCTTCGAACTACCCCTCGCGTACCAATTGCACGTACACCTTGGTTGCGACGCCCAACGAACAGGTCACCGTCGTGTTCGATCACTTCAAAGTCAGAGCTGACTCGTGGAATGCCACTGCTGGGTTATATGG CGGCGCAACTTGCAGTGAGGACTGGGTAGAGGCGTGGTGGACGGGGCGCGAGGGCAGTCGCGTGCCTTTAGGTCGCTGGTGCGGGCCCGCCACGCCCGGACCACTGCAGTCACCTCGCGGTGCTCTGGGGCTCCTCATTGCATTGCACACCGACTACGATTCAGTGGCCTCAGGGTTTAAAGCACGTTACGTGTTTGAG CCCGCGAAATCGATCTTCGGTGATTGCGGCGGCAACGTGTCGGGCTCGTCGTGGGGCGCGGTGTCGTCCCCGCGCTACCCGCTGCCGTACGAGGCGCCCGCGCGCGGCGCCGCCTCGCGGGTTTGCAACTGGTTCATCACCGCGCGCCCCGGCCGCCGGCTGCTCATCAACTTCGACCACTTCGCCGTCGAAGGTCACCTCACCG aacGCGGTTGCCCTGCGGCGGTGTTACGGCTGTGGTACGAGAGTCCTGGTCCGCCGCTGGAGCTGTGCGGCGAGAAGGCACCCGCCGACCGCTGGCAGTATCTCTCATCATCCAACTCGATACGACTCTC GTTCATAATAGCGGACAAGTCGGTGGGCGCGGGAGGCTGGCGCGCGGTGTGGACGGAGGTGACGGTGGGCGCGGGAGAGGACTGCCCCGCCGCCTGCGCCGGCGCCTGCCTGCCGCCGCGCGCCGCCTGCTCCGGCCTGCAACACTGCGCCGGCCAGTCCGCCGCCCGCCCCGCGCACTGTTAG